A single genomic interval of Fibrobacter sp. UWB13 harbors:
- a CDS encoding DUF1538 domain-containing protein, giving the protein MQKILFEKLKEAFASVLPITLIVLVVSHTPLVTFSLKEQIVFTVSAIFLIIGIGLFNLGADLAMTPMGAYVGSGLTKSRRLLLLVSVCFVMGVLITVAEPDLSVLAEQVKNAVRPILLISTIGVGVGIFLLLAILKIVFKKDLSLIIIFFYMVLFMLGMLMVSVGRNAFVPLAFDSGGVTTGPITVPFIMALGVGVAGAIGGKHASENSFGLIALCSVGPILALMGLVVFSKGDLTYELSTAAYSVDASLGDQFLPTVMVIAREVLVALGLIVVFFCALQWTVLKLPMVKLVQVGVGILYTFFGLVIFLTAVTVGFLPIGFEIGCELAKRPHALVAAGFIIGMVVVLAEPAVHVLNKQVEEVTGGLVTKRSMLIALSVGVGISIGLSMLRIIIGFPIIYYLLPGYFISLGLSFFVPKLYTAIAFDSGGVASGPLTSSFILPLAIGACSVIHDGGDSILNYAFGIVAMVAMTPLITIQVLGFKAIVARLWRNRIMMRRLQDADDEQIIDFV; this is encoded by the coding sequence ATGCAAAAAATTCTTTTTGAAAAATTGAAAGAGGCTTTTGCCTCTGTTTTGCCCATTACGCTTATTGTGCTGGTGGTGTCGCATACTCCGCTTGTGACTTTTTCGCTGAAAGAGCAAATTGTTTTTACGGTTAGCGCGATTTTCTTGATTATCGGGATAGGACTTTTTAATCTGGGGGCAGACCTTGCGATGACGCCGATGGGGGCGTATGTGGGGTCGGGCTTGACTAAGTCGCGGCGGCTCCTGTTGCTCGTTTCGGTGTGCTTTGTGATGGGCGTGCTCATTACGGTTGCGGAACCGGACTTGTCCGTGCTTGCGGAACAGGTGAAAAATGCGGTGCGGCCGATTCTCCTGATTTCGACGATTGGCGTGGGTGTCGGGATTTTTTTGCTCCTTGCAATTTTGAAGATTGTATTTAAGAAAGACCTTTCGCTGATTATCATTTTCTTTTACATGGTGCTGTTCATGCTCGGGATGCTTATGGTGTCCGTCGGACGGAACGCGTTTGTGCCGCTCGCGTTTGACTCGGGTGGTGTGACGACAGGACCGATTACGGTGCCGTTTATCATGGCGCTTGGTGTGGGCGTTGCTGGTGCGATTGGTGGTAAGCATGCTTCGGAAAACAGCTTCGGTTTGATTGCGCTTTGCTCGGTTGGTCCGATTTTGGCGCTGATGGGCTTGGTGGTATTTTCGAAGGGCGACCTGACGTATGAACTTTCGACGGCGGCGTACTCGGTGGACGCTAGCCTTGGCGATCAATTCTTGCCTACGGTAATGGTGATTGCTCGTGAGGTGCTTGTGGCGCTTGGGCTGATTGTCGTGTTCTTCTGCGCGTTGCAGTGGACCGTACTCAAGCTCCCGATGGTGAAGCTTGTGCAAGTGGGCGTCGGGATCCTTTATACGTTTTTCGGGCTTGTGATTTTCTTGACGGCGGTGACGGTCGGGTTCTTGCCGATTGGTTTTGAAATCGGGTGTGAACTGGCGAAACGCCCGCACGCGCTTGTGGCGGCTGGCTTTATCATCGGCATGGTGGTGGTGCTTGCAGAACCGGCGGTGCACGTGCTCAACAAGCAGGTCGAAGAAGTGACCGGTGGCCTTGTGACCAAGCGCTCGATGCTGATTGCACTCTCGGTGGGCGTGGGCATTTCGATTGGACTTTCGATGCTTCGCATTATTATCGGATTCCCGATTATTTATTACCTCTTGCCTGGCTACTTTATTTCACTGGGGCTCTCCTTCTTTGTGCCGAAACTTTATACGGCAATTGCGTTTGACTCTGGTGGCGTGGCGAGTGGTCCGTTGACTTCGAGCTTTATTCTGCCGTTGGCAATTGGCGCTTGCTCCGTGATTCACGATGGCGGCGATTCAATTTTGAATTATGCGTTTGGCATTGTGGCGATGGTTGCGATGACTCCGCTCATTACAATCCAGGTGCTTGGTTTCAAGGCGATTGTGGCAAGGCTTTGGCGTAACAGAATTATGATGCGTCGCTTGCAGGATGCCGATGATGAACAGATTATTGACTTTGTGTAG
- a CDS encoding RNA polymerase sigma factor, whose translation MDEKVIIKKIQQGSREALGMLWKSHSTNVLNLAFRMLKNRDEAEDILMDIFVSVPGKIKKFRGESALSTWLYRLTVNECLMRLRSKKRHAELEEEHIDLVTDSALGSKHEEQKDYDPELLEFGLSKLSAETRSMLWLKDAEDLGIKDLSEIYNMPEGTIKARLSRARTVVKNFLQENLNYA comes from the coding sequence ATGGACGAAAAAGTCATCATAAAGAAGATTCAACAAGGAAGTCGTGAAGCCCTTGGCATGCTGTGGAAGTCCCATAGCACAAATGTTCTGAACCTTGCGTTCAGAATGCTCAAGAACCGCGACGAGGCTGAAGACATCTTGATGGACATTTTCGTCTCAGTTCCTGGGAAAATCAAAAAGTTCCGCGGCGAAAGTGCTCTCAGCACCTGGCTGTACCGCCTCACCGTCAACGAGTGTTTGATGAGGCTACGGTCCAAGAAGCGCCATGCCGAGCTCGAAGAAGAACATATCGATCTCGTGACGGACAGCGCTCTCGGGAGCAAGCACGAGGAACAAAAGGATTACGACCCGGAACTGCTTGAATTTGGACTGTCAAAGCTCTCCGCCGAAACGCGAAGCATGCTCTGGCTCAAAGACGCCGAAGATCTTGGCATCAAAGACTTGTCCGAGATCTACAACATGCCCGAAGGCACAATCAAGGCAAGGCTTAGCCGAGCAAGAACAGTCGTCAAGAACTTTTTACAGGAGAACCTGAACTATGCATGA
- a CDS encoding Spy/CpxP family protein refolding chaperone, which yields MNASTKTFFASLIILACSLGFAIGAFCFADRGFGATCCSKQSTCTPSHKQCACGCENHDCAKNDCSCNCCKRGGMYHGKHHGEFHGERFHDRDFRDGRPEGPREHFKDAKHFDKKFDFKKGPGPEFMDSILQVTHEQRAALDQQRIVMDSTFKELRKQKKDAEKALHKALDSNDEKQIAAAKASILKAQEALLDHRINGVKNFNKILTKEQLEKFKSFHKDHHNKP from the coding sequence ATGAACGCTTCCACCAAGACATTCTTCGCAAGCCTGATTATACTCGCTTGCTCTCTCGGATTTGCCATTGGCGCCTTCTGCTTTGCAGACCGCGGCTTTGGCGCTACATGCTGCTCCAAGCAGTCCACATGCACGCCATCGCATAAGCAGTGCGCCTGTGGCTGCGAAAACCATGACTGTGCCAAGAACGACTGCTCTTGCAACTGCTGCAAGCGTGGCGGTATGTATCATGGCAAGCATCACGGCGAATTCCATGGTGAACGCTTCCATGACAGAGATTTCCGCGATGGCCGCCCTGAAGGTCCGCGCGAACACTTCAAGGATGCCAAGCATTTCGACAAGAAGTTCGACTTCAAGAAAGGCCCTGGTCCTGAATTCATGGATTCCATTCTCCAGGTCACGCACGAACAAAGAGCCGCCCTCGACCAGCAGCGCATCGTAATGGATTCCACGTTTAAGGAACTCCGCAAGCAAAAGAAGGATGCTGAAAAGGCTCTGCACAAAGCTCTCGACAGCAATGACGAAAAGCAAATTGCTGCAGCCAAGGCAAGCATTCTCAAAGCTCAGGAAGCATTGCTCGACCACAGAATTAACGGCGTAAAGAACTTCAACAAGATCCTCACCAAGGAACAGCTCGAAAAGTTCAAGAGCTTCCACAAGGATCACCACAACAAACCCTAG